The genomic stretch GCCTGCTGCTTCAGCCGAAATGCCTCAGCACGGCGCTCGCTGGCTACCTGCGCCGTAACGTCTCGGAGAAAGTAGGATCCAGCTACCGCCTCTTGATTCTGGCCGTAGATGGCCTGGCAGGAAAAATCATAGTAGTGCGCTCGACCGTGGCGGTCTATCAATTCGACGCGCCGACTGTAGGCGCGCTCTTGGTTTACGGCGGTAATGATCTGCGTCCAGATCTGTCGATCGGCGGAGGCCGGCAGCGTTTCCAGAAAACTCTGTCCCGCGGCAACGCTGATGCCGTAGATATTCCTGACGAAGTCGGATAGTTTCTGGTTAAACGAGAGCAGTTTGCCCTGCGCATCCAGCGAAAAGATTGGATCGCCGGCGCTTTCAAATATTGCGGCGAGCTGGCCGCGTTGCTCGGCCACCAGCTGTTCATTGCGGATCCGCTCCGTAACGTCCAGTATAACGCTGTCCCAGCGCAGCGCCCCATTGGATTCGCGGCGCGGCTGGGCGCGGACTTGCAGCCAGCGCCAGCTGCCATTGCGATGTTGCACGCGCACAATTTCCTCAAGAATTCGTAAATCCCCGGGGCAATCCTTCATTCCCAGCGCAGGAGACTGGCGATCCTCGGGGTGCAATCCAGCAAAGGAAAGTTGTGGATGACTCATGATCTCTTCGGTTGAATAGCCGAGCAGGTCTTCGATGGAGTTGCTCAAGTAACGGTACTGTATGGCGCCATCGGCAGTGCGGACGTAGCGTGCGATTGCGCCGCCAGGAATATTATTGGCGATCGAACTGATCAAGTATTCGGTCTCTCTTAGCTGTTCCTCATGTTTGATACGATCCGTAATATCGGCCATCACGCCAAACAATCGTTCTGGTTCCTCAAGCGGATTGCGGTAGAGGCGACCGGAAGCTTCCATCCAGCGCAGGGCGCCATCCGGCCGGCGCGTGCGAAATTTTACGGAGTATGCGCCGGCCGGATCCAGAAAACAACGTTGGATTGCTTCAGGTATGGCCGGCCTGTCGTCGGCAAAAACATGATGTATGAATGCTTCATAACTGCCGCCAAAGGCCGCCATCGGCACGCCAAAGAGGGCGGCAACCTCGGCGCTCCAATCGACGCGGTTGCTTGCGACGTGCCAGACCCAGGCGCCAAGATTCGAGGAACTCAATGCAATCCGCAACAGCGCCTCGCGGTCGGCCAGTTCGCGCAATGTCGACTCGCGATCACGCTGGCGTTCCTCCAGGGCGGCGGCCATGCGATTGAAAGCCAAACCGAGATCTCGCACTTCGTGCGTGTGTGAATCGATCGACGCACGGGCGCGATGCTGGCCTTCGCCAAAGCGACGCATTGCATCGACCAGATGTTCCAGAGGGCGTAGAAACTGGCGGTCTCCAGAGATGAACAGTGCAGCGCCGGCGAAAAAGGCAAGGGCTACAACAGCCATCAATGCCAGGCGCAACCAGCGAGTCGAGGCGCCAATTGCCGCATCCGGATAAACTACAGCTACGGTCCAGCCGCCTGGATAGACTGGTTGCCGATATCCGCTGTAGCTTTCGCCGGAAGAGCGAAATCCGATCCAGCCGCCTTCCTCGCCTGGCAAACCCTGCGCTGCCAGTTCTCTGGCTTGAAAGCGATTGCCGCCGCCCACGTAGGCGCCGTGGCGGTCCATCAACAAGGCCAGTCCGCCATGAGAGATGGAAAGCGCCTCCACAGCGTTTTGCAGCTCCTCGCGAAACACGGTGCCGCCTACGACGCCGCGCAAACTCCCGGCAGGATCGCGGACCGGAACCATGAACAAGGCCACGCTCCGTCCAGAGATCCGACTTTCGTAAAAGTCGCTGATTTCCGGTTTGCCGGTGCGAAATTGTCGAGCAATGGGCATGTCGCCCATATTTACCCGGCTGCCGTCAGGCCTTGTTACCATGCCATCCAGATTGGCGAAGGCCAGATAGGAGAGGTCGTCGCTAATTCGCCGCTGCTCGTGTTGCAAGCTCACAGCAAGCGCATTGGCGGGAAGTTTGGAAAGCTCCGGCGAACGTGCGATTGTCTCTAGAATCGCAAGACGCTCCTCGAAGCGCGCGCCCAGCAAATGGGCGCTCAAACGCGCCTCGCTTTGAGCGGAATCCTCAAATTGGGCGCGCAGCTGCCGCTGAGCAAAAAAGTGAATGGCCAGCAGTCCAAGGACGGCCATCGGAACGATTGCCACTGCCGCGGTGATAAGCTGGCGATGAAACAGGCGCATGACTCTACAGGCCTTCTCAGACTTGCAGCCTGGCAATCGCCTGCAAACATAAATAGCGGCCGCCACGATGGCGCCCAAAAAAGAGTCAGGGCCGTTGACTGCCTTAAAAGAGACTTGCCTGATTGAGTGCTGCTTGAGGCGCAGGATCTAACGGCTGCCGATGGTGCCGGGCGGGAAAGCCAATCGTAGCTTTATCGCAGCCGACGCAATTCGGCGCGGGCGATGATCTGTTTCTGGATCTCGGAAGCGCCGCCGCCAATCTCGGCCAGCTTCACGTCGCGGTACAGCCGGGCTACAGGATACTCCTCCATGTAGCCGGCGCCGCCGTGGATTTGCAGCGCCATATTGGCGCACTCGCGAGCGTAGGTGGAAGCAAGCAACTTGACCTCCGCCGAGCGAGCGGCCAGCTCGATGCCCACGCCGTTGTGTTGACGCTGTCGTCCGCGGCGTCTGCTTGAACTGCCTTCTTCACCCTCGCCTGTTGCCTCGCGCTCTTGATCGTAGAGCCAGGCCGTTTCCATTAAGAGCAGCCAGGCCGCATCGCGGCGCGTAAGCATATCTGCAAGCATGAAGCCAACCAGCTGGTGCTTCTGCAGGGGGCGGCCAAAGGATTTGCGTTCGCGAGCGTAACGACGCGCGGCCGTGAGACAGGCCTCAATGGCGCCAACGGAATAGGCGGCAAGGGCCAGGCGTTCTTTATTGAAGGCTTCCATAGTAATCCGAAAGCCGCGACCAACGCCGCCCATGATATTTTCGCGCTTCAATCGCACATCCTCGAAGAAAAGTTCGCCCGTAGGCGAGGCGCGAAAGCCAAGCTTCTCCATGGGCTTGCCGCGACTGACGCCGGCGGCGTGCAAGTCCACAATCCAGTGCGTCAAACCCAGATCGCGGCCATCCTCGCTGAAGGTGCGAGCAAGCGTCAAAGCGTAGTCGGCAAGCGGCGCATTGGTGATGTAGGTCTTCTGTCCGTTCAGCAGAAATTCGTCGCCGCGCTGCCGAACGTTACAGCGCAAAGCCGAAACGTCCGAGCCGGCGCCCGGTTCGGTCACAGCAAGGCAGCCAATTTCATTGCCGGCAATCAGCTCCGGCAGGTGTTGCTGGCGCTGCAAATCGCTGCCGTGAATGGCAATCGGACCGCCAAACAGGCTGACCGAGGCGCCCACCGAAAGAAAGCTGGAACCGCAAGCCTCGCCCAGCGCCACGTGCGCCAGGGTGTTCAACAGATAACTGGCGCCGTCGCCGCCGTACTTAGCTGGCAAGCCAAGGCCATTGTATCCAGCGCGTCCCAGCTCCTGCCAGCGTTCGCGCGGCAACATTCCGGCGGCGTCCATCGCGGCCGCTGTGGGCGCGATCTTACGCTGACAGAACTCCCGGAAGCTATCATAAAACTCTTGTTCTTCGCTATTCAGTTCCAGATCCATGTGCGACTCCGGACTAGAGATTGGCGGCAATGATCGAGCGCATCACCTCGCTGGTGCCGGCGCCCAGCGTGCCAAGGCGCGCATCGCGGTAAAAGCGCTCTACCGGATACTCGTGCATGAAGCTGTAGCCTCCAAAAATTTGACCCATCTCGTAGCCGATTTCGATCATCGCTTCCGTAGCGTGGAGTTTTGCCGCCGACGATTCGATGGGCGCCGCCTCGCCGCGGTCCTCTTTCAAGGCGCTGCGGAAAAGCAACAGGCGACTGGCATCGAGCTTCATCCGCGCTCGAGCAATCTTGTCCTGAATGGCCTGAAAATTTGCAATCGGCTGACCGAATTGATGTCGTTCCCGCGCGTAGCGCAATGCGCTGTCCATGGCTGCCATGGCGCCGCCCACGCCGCCAGCAACGAGAACGGTGCGTTCCCATTCGAGCGTCGCCCTGCCAACGCGGGCAAAACCGCTGTTCTCGACGCTTACCAGATTCTCCTCCGGGACCTCGCAATCTTCGAAAATGAGCTCGGAAGTGAGGCTGGTGCGCATACCCAGCTTTTTGAGCCTTCGACCGACGCGAAAGCCCGGAAAATTCTTCTCCACCAGAAAGACGGATATCCCCATGGCCCCGCGCTTCTTGTTGGTTACGGCCATGACCGTAAAGAGATCGCCAATCGGTCCGTTGGTGATAAACATCTTCGAACCATTTAATATATAACGATCTCCTCGCTTTTCCGCCCGGGTTTCCATGCTGCCGGCAGCGTCGGAACCGGCGCCTGGCTCGGTGAGGCCGAGACCGGCGGTCCATTCGCCGCTGGACAGTAGCGGCAGGTAGCGCCGCTTCTGATCCTCCGTACCACACAGTGCAATGGGCATGCCGCCAATGATCGTGTGCGCGCCCCAGGCGAGGGTCAAACCGCCGTCGCTGCTGCCATGAGCAAAGGCCTCGGTAGCTGCGGTGGTAGCAAGGCAACTGGCGCCCTGGCCGCCGTACTCTGCCGGAAAGCTCAGCCCCAGAAGACCCATCTCGCCCATTTTGCGCCATAGCTGCGGGTCCCAGCGCTCCTCGGTATCGCGCTCTTCGGCGCTGGGAGCTACATGTTGCCGGGCAAAATCGAATACGGCCTCGCGAAACTCAAGTACGTCCGCTGGCATGGCGAAGTTCATACGACTCTCCCAAAACTTCCGGAATGGAGAAAGGTGCGCATGCGTCGCTTTACGCCCTTGACATAGCGTGCGTCTACTTTGCGACCATCGCTGTAGACGCCGCTGGAAAGCATTGTCAGCGTTGTGTCTACGGCGCCAAAAAAAGCAAAACTCAAGAAGCGTGGATCGGCATCCGCCGGCAATTCGCCGCGTTCAATGGACGCCTGAAAAATCTCCTCGATCATTTCAACGATGCGTCGTACCAGCTCAAAGTGCGGCAGTTCTTTGAAATTTCGAGCGCGCACCACCTCCTGCACCAGCAGCCGAATCAAATCTGGCCGGGCAATCAAGGTATCGAGCATGTAATCGCTGATTTGCGTCAGCTTTTCGACGCCCGACAACTCCTGCTGCCGGATGCGGCGGATACGATCGCCAAAGCGCTGCCAGAGACTTTCCACGATATGGGAAAAGATCCGCTCCTTGGAACCGAAGTAGTGGTAGACCAGGCCGTAGGCGACGCCAGCGCGCTCGGCAATGTCCGCAATGCGCGTGCCGTGGTAGCCCTTCTCGGCAATGACAGTAATGGCCGAGGACAGAATGTGCTCCTGACGATTGGCCTTGCGCTGTGCACGCAGTGCGCCATTTCGATTCATGCGTGAGGCCTCTCCTCTTGAGCGCCGCTGCAAGCGGGCGCTACAGGGCTCAGGTATTGATTGACAAGTCAGTCAATTTTGGTCAAGCGCAAAGCGAGAGTAGAATGCTATCAACCCTTCCCGATCAGATCGATTTTGATGCTCAGGACCTGCACATCCGCTGGAAGGATGGCAAGGAGTGTCGGCTTGGGCTTTTGGCCTTGCGTCGCAATTGCCCCTGTGCCGTCTGCCGCGGCGGACATGAGGCCGATGCGCGTCCCACAACCGGCGGGATTGAATCGATTGCCTTGCTTTCCTGGAAGAAAGTGGGTCGCTATGCCCTGCAACTGAACTGGTCGGACGGCCACGACACGGGCATCTATACCTACGATCATTTGCGCGAGCGCTGCAACGAAAAGCCCCAGAAAATTCCGAGGCCGCCCCCTTTTTTTTGATCAGACAGGCGCCAAATCTCGTATTTGATCTGGAGGTCTCTTAAAGGATATGAGGCATATTCAACGAATTTCGCTGTTTTTGGCTTTGCTGGCTGCGTCAGTCACCGCCGGCTGTGCATCGGCCCGGATGGTTTCCGTTCAGCCGGGCGCGGGCGGCACGATAGGCATCGGCGGAGGATTCCTGCAGCGCGATGACGCGCGCGCCAATGCCAATGCAATGATGGCGACGAACTGTGGAAACAAATCGCCGCGCATCGTCAGCGAAGGTGAAGTAGTCGTTGGTCAGACAAGCAGCGGCTCCAGCCAGACCAGCGGGCAATCCACAACCAACGCGGCAGGCGTCCGGGTTGGCAATGTGGGCGTCGGTCAACGCCGCACCGACAGTCAAAGTCAAACCGTGAGCAATTTGACCACTCGGGATATTACCGAATGGCGCATCGACTACGTGTGCGAATAGGGCTCAATGCCGGCGGTCTCGCATGAGGCCGCCTGAATTGAGGCCTTTGCGCAGTTTTGTGCGCCCAGAAGGATTCGAACCTCCGACCCCTTGGTTCGTAGCCAAGTACTCTATCCAGCTGAGCTATGGGCGCTTTCTGGAGACCGGATACCGTGTATTCCCAGGCGGCGCCACGGTCAACTGAAAGTAGAAGCGGCGCCCGCCTCAAGGATCTACCAGAAGGCCTCAACTGCCAGCGCAACGACGCGGTAGCGCTGGCCAACCGTGTAATTTGCAAGGAAATGAAAAGCGGAGACTTCTAAACGCATTTGTAAGTTCAGGTAGGGAATTGCCGATTGTGCATAGATGTCGCTGCGGCTGATCACCTGAAAGGGAGGTTCAGCGCCCAATCCCGAATAGCTGCTCTGAAAGGCAGGCGCAACCGCCTGAATGATTGGCCGCGCGCTGCAAGCGCCAGGCTCAATAAAAAAACAGCGCGTCGCTGCCGCGCGCATCCTGCCAGCAACTGCGGTAGCGTTCCAGAAATGGATCCTGTTCCCATCTGGCAGCCAGCGGCAGGAGCTGTTCGATGGTTTGACCGTAGCGCAGCTCCAGGCGTTTGACGATGCTGCTGCCTTCCTGTTTCAAGAGCAAGAGCTGCTGCAGGCGCTGCACAGGCCGGTCCAGTCTGGCCAGGATTTCCGGATCAAGGCTCAGCACGATGCCCAGGTCGGTGCGCATGGCGCGATCGTAGTGCGGTTCTCCGCTGGAACAAAACAACATCCCGCGTCGCAATACATGTTCGCGGTCCAGGTAGTGCTCATGTCCCGGTCGCCAGCGAACCAGAACCGGCGACAGCGCAACGTCGCGATTGGGCAGGGCCTGCTCATCCAGAATGTAGACGCGAGGACCGGCGGCGACTCCCGAGTATCCCAGGCCAATACCGCGCAGGCAGTGCGCCTGTGCCTGACTGTTAGCAATGTGCAGGGGACGGAGGTCCAGGCACTCTGCAAGACGACGATAGCGATCGCCTGTCAAACCCCAGGCGTGGCGCTGCCCAAAGAAGAGCGAGAGCGGCGAGGCGCCGGAGGCTTCAAAGAAATAGCGACGCTCATCGGCGATTCCGCCGCGCGTTAAGGGTTGGGGCCAGAGGCTCAGCGCAGTCAGCGCTAAAAGGCCCGCCCAGCGCAGCGCTGCTGTCGTGCGCTGGGCCAGCATGCCTTCCAGCCAATTGCGGAGCGATTGTAACGGAGCAATCGCCGGCGTCGCCTGGAGCCAGCGCTCAGCAAGGACGGACAGAATGAAAATTTGCGGTAAAAAGAAACGGTAGGCCATAAAATCGCCGCCCACTCGTACGATGTACCAAGCGGAAAGCGCCGCGGCGCCGGCCTCGCGCAGATTGGCCAGCGAACGCTGGGGTCCAAGCTCTCGCCGCCACCGATGCCAGAGCGTTGGCAGGAAGGCCGCCGGCCCGAGCAGCCAGAGAATCGGCGCCCCCGAAAGCGTGGCGTAGAGGTACTGCAGTCCCTGGCGGTAGTAAGGTTGCAAACCG from Leptospirales bacterium encodes the following:
- a CDS encoding PAS domain S-box protein, with translation MRLFHRQLITAAVAIVPMAVLGLLAIHFFAQRQLRAQFEDSAQSEARLSAHLLGARFEERLAILETIARSPELSKLPANALAVSLQHEQRRISDDLSYLAFANLDGMVTRPDGSRVNMGDMPIARQFRTGKPEISDFYESRISGRSVALFMVPVRDPAGSLRGVVGGTVFREELQNAVEALSISHGGLALLMDRHGAYVGGGNRFQARELAAQGLPGEEGGWIGFRSSGESYSGYRQPVYPGGWTVAVVYPDAAIGASTRWLRLALMAVVALAFFAGAALFISGDRQFLRPLEHLVDAMRRFGEGQHRARASIDSHTHEVRDLGLAFNRMAAALEERQRDRESTLRELADREALLRIALSSSNLGAWVWHVASNRVDWSAEVAALFGVPMAAFGGSYEAFIHHVFADDRPAIPEAIQRCFLDPAGAYSVKFRTRRPDGALRWMEASGRLYRNPLEEPERLFGVMADITDRIKHEEQLRETEYLISSIANNIPGGAIARYVRTADGAIQYRYLSNSIEDLLGYSTEEIMSHPQLSFAGLHPEDRQSPALGMKDCPGDLRILEEIVRVQHRNGSWRWLQVRAQPRRESNGALRWDSVILDVTERIRNEQLVAEQRGQLAAIFESAGDPIFSLDAQGKLLSFNQKLSDFVRNIYGISVAAGQSFLETLPASADRQIWTQIITAVNQERAYSRRVELIDRHGRAHYYDFSCQAIYGQNQEAVAGSYFLRDVTAQVASERRAEAFRLKQQAAASRRQQERSRLLLQGQEEERRRFARELHDGVGQMVSATLLGVENARSMIADDQRGEASEALDRIRQIVLDTIDEIHNIAQLLTPATLQGFGLAAALRQMAAQITAIAGLQVEAAEDMPEQRFEEVVEISVFRVMQEALSNALKYSAASLCRVRLHLYRNRLVGLVCDNGAGFAAPARRPQGGSGLGFMRERIALLGGRTRIWSRPERGVVVYLSVPLLPTAPDILEPENAEATHGLEIRPA
- a CDS encoding acyl-CoA dehydrogenase family protein, which translates into the protein MDLELNSEEQEFYDSFREFCQRKIAPTAAAMDAAGMLPRERWQELGRAGYNGLGLPAKYGGDGASYLLNTLAHVALGEACGSSFLSVGASVSLFGGPIAIHGSDLQRQQHLPELIAGNEIGCLAVTEPGAGSDVSALRCNVRQRGDEFLLNGQKTYITNAPLADYALTLARTFSEDGRDLGLTHWIVDLHAAGVSRGKPMEKLGFRASPTGELFFEDVRLKRENIMGGVGRGFRITMEAFNKERLALAAYSVGAIEACLTAARRYARERKSFGRPLQKHQLVGFMLADMLTRRDAAWLLLMETAWLYDQEREATGEGEEGSSSRRRGRQRQHNGVGIELAARSAEVKLLASTYARECANMALQIHGGAGYMEEYPVARLYRDVKLAEIGGGASEIQKQIIARAELRRLR
- a CDS encoding DUF971 domain-containing protein encodes the protein MLSTLPDQIDFDAQDLHIRWKDGKECRLGLLALRRNCPCAVCRGGHEADARPTTGGIESIALLSWKKVGRYALQLNWSDGHDTGIYTYDHLRERCNEKPQKIPRPPPFF
- a CDS encoding acyl-CoA dehydrogenase family protein, which gives rise to MNFAMPADVLEFREAVFDFARQHVAPSAEERDTEERWDPQLWRKMGEMGLLGLSFPAEYGGQGASCLATTAATEAFAHGSSDGGLTLAWGAHTIIGGMPIALCGTEDQKRRYLPLLSSGEWTAGLGLTEPGAGSDAAGSMETRAEKRGDRYILNGSKMFITNGPIGDLFTVMAVTNKKRGAMGISVFLVEKNFPGFRVGRRLKKLGMRTSLTSELIFEDCEVPEENLVSVENSGFARVGRATLEWERTVLVAGGVGGAMAAMDSALRYARERHQFGQPIANFQAIQDKIARARMKLDASRLLLFRSALKEDRGEAAPIESSAAKLHATEAMIEIGYEMGQIFGGYSFMHEYPVERFYRDARLGTLGAGTSEVMRSIIAANL
- a CDS encoding TetR/AcrR family transcriptional regulator, which encodes MNRNGALRAQRKANRQEHILSSAITVIAEKGYHGTRIADIAERAGVAYGLVYHYFGSKERIFSHIVESLWQRFGDRIRRIRQQELSGVEKLTQISDYMLDTLIARPDLIRLLVQEVVRARNFKELPHFELVRRIVEMIEEIFQASIERGELPADADPRFLSFAFFGAVDTTLTMLSSGVYSDGRKVDARYVKGVKRRMRTFLHSGSFGRVV